Genomic segment of candidate division WOR-3 bacterium:
AACAGACATCAATAGCGATTGCCGTTATCGGTTTTGTCGGCTTCATGTGGGCATCAGCCAGCATATTCAGAGCAATTGAATCGACCTTGAACGTCATCTGGAAAGTCAAGAGAGACAGACCTTTTTTCCGTAAGAGTGCGATCACCATAGGTTCATCATTTCTCGTCTTCATCGGGCTGTTCGCATCATTCGGACTGACACTCTGGGGAAGCACAGTCGGCGCGTCCGGCATCGCACGGTTCCTTCCCGAGATAAGCTTCGTCGGAAGCATCGTGCTCTTCGGTCTGATCTTCAAGATCTTCCCGAATCGCGGGGTGCGCTGGAAGGAAGCGTACTTTGGTGCTATATTCACAGGGGTCTTCTGGGAAATCGCAAAATATCTCTTTTCCATATACATCATCAGGGTCGTCGATTATTCAAAACTCTACGGCTCGTTATCGGCAATCATCATTCTGTTTTTGTGGTTGTACTATACTGCGTATAT
This window contains:
- a CDS encoding YihY/virulence factor BrkB family protein, whose protein sequence is MVVRAKMKKLLWIFSKAYKKFNTDRCPLLASALVHATTFSLFPLLLGLLSLSLFILGSSEGIIEKIMPVIKQVFPAGIDEIVRNITAIKQTSIAIAVIGFVGFMWASASIFRAIESTLNVIWKVKRDRPFFRKSAITIGSSFLVFIGLFASFGLTLWGSTVGASGIARFLPEISFVGSIVLFGLIFKIFPNRGVRWKEAYFGAIFTGVFWEIAKYLFSIYIIRVVDYSKLYGSLSAIIILFLWLYYTAYIFLFGAELSYVFARRKHLK